The following DNA comes from Kitasatospora viridis.
CGCCGCCGCGAGGTGGGCCAGCAGCACCAGGGCGAGCTGACTGGTCGTCAGATGCAGCTGGGTGGTGAGGATCTGCTGGAACGGCGCGGCGATCACCTGGTGGAGTGCCCCGCCGCCGACGGTTGGCGCGGGCGCGCCGCCGCACAGCAGGTCGGGAAGCAGCCCGCCGCTCCTGACCGGGCCCGCACAGGTGTCCTGGCCGACGTTGTAGAGCGTGTTGAGGGCCAGCTCCAGGGTGCCCAGCACGATCGCGATCCGGGCGAACCCGCGCTCCACGGCCGCCAGCCGCAGCGTCACCGCGAAGGTGGCCAGTCCGGCGGCGGCCATCACGGTGGGCGGCAGCGGTGCGCCCGTGAGCAGGACGTGCCCGCCCGCGGACAGCACCAGCAGCAGCGCGGTGAAGACACCTGCGCGCAGCATCCGGATCGTCGCCCCGAGTTCCATCGGGATCGAGTGTCGCGTCCGCGGCCCGTCCGGGCAATGGGTCCTTCATGAGAGTCCGGGGTCAGCGGATGAGAGTACGGTTCACGGCGGCCGCCCGGGTGTTGGCCTCAGGGTCGGGCCCGCTCGGCCAGCCAGCTGGCGATCCCGTCCAGCACCGCCGGGTCCACGTGCCCGGGCCGCGCGTACTCGGCCGGCGAGGCCGGGCCGCTGCCGGGGAAGAACAGGTGGTTGGCGTCGGGGTGGACCCGGATCGCCACCCCGGGCCGGTCGGCCAGTGCGGCCTGCCAGCGCGTCAGGTCGTCGGCGACGGTCACCTGGTAGTCGCGCCCGCCCTGGAGGATCAGCATCGGGCAGGTCAGCCCGGCCGCCGTCGCCACCGGGTCGTAGTCGCGCAGGTCGAGCCAGCAGGCGGCGGACCAGCCGAACGGCAGCAGCTCGGACGGGGTGGCGGGGGTGAGCTCGGGACTCGCGACCAGCTCGGCCTGCCGGGTCAGCGCCGCCACCGCCGCGTCCGCACTCGCCCCCGGGGCGAGCGCCGCGAGGTGGCGGGCCACCCGGACGGCCGCCTCGTGCATCGGCTGGGCGTCGGCGGCCAGCAGCACCAGGCCCGCGATCGACGGGTCGGCCGCGGCGATCCGGGGCGCGACCTTGCCGCCCATGCTGTGGCCGAGCAGGTGGACCCGGTCGGCCGCGACCTCGGGCAGCCGGCGAAGCAGTTCGACGGCGGCGAGGGCGGGCGGCAGGTACTCGTCGGTCATGGTGAAGCCGGCCGGCAGCCGGCCCGGGTGCGCGAAGCTCGGCTTGTCGAAGCGCAGCACGGCGACTTGGCGGGTCGCGAGGCCCCAGGCGAGGTCCTTGAGCGGCTTGTTGGCGCCGCTCGTCTCGTCCCGGTCGAACGCGCCGCCGCCGGCCAGCAGCACCGTCGCCGGCCACGGTCCGGCGCCGACGGGCAGGGTCAGCGTGCCGGGTACGGCGAGCGGGCCCGTCCCGAGCACGACCTCGCGCTCGGTGAACCGGGTCGGGTCGGCGTACGGCGGCGCCTGCCACGCGCTCTCCTGCGCCGCGGCGAGGCGCAGGCCGTGCAGCAGGCCGTCGGCGCCGACCGAGGTGACGACGGCGAAGCCGCCGTCCGCGCAGGCGACCGGGATGCGGAAGCGGAGCAGGTCGTCCGTTGCCGGCCCGCCCGCTTCCGGTTCCCCGATCGTGCGGGTCCCGCCCCGGCCCGCGGCCTCGGCGCCCCAGGCGAGCCGCAGCGAGTCCGAGGAGATCGCGGCGCGCAGCGGCGGCGCGAACAGCTCGACGGCTCCGGTGAAGTCCTCCGCCCCGAGCAGCGCGGCGAACCGCCGCGCGACCTCCAGTGCCTTACCCCCATCGATTCTCATATCTGAGAACGGTAGCAGCTGTGAGAACATTCGGCCATGGACACCCTGGAACTCCTCGCCCACCCCATCCGGCTGCGGATCGTCCACGCGATGGGCGGCGGCCGACTGCTGACCACCGCTCAGCTCTGCGCCCGGATCCCGGAGGCATCCAAGGCCACCGTCTACCGGCACATCGACCTGCTGCTCGCCGGCGGGATCCTGGAGGTGGCCGAGGAACGGAAGGTCCGCGGCGCGGTGGAACGCCACTTCCGGCTGCGCCAGGACCGGGCCGCGATCGGCCCCGAGGCGCTCCGCTCACTCACCGCCGACGACCACCGGCAGGCCTTCGCGACCGCGATGACCGCCCTGCTCGCCGAGTTCAACGCCTACCTCGACCGTGACGGCGCCGACCCGCTCGCCGACCGGGTCGGCTACCGCCAGCACGCCCTCTGGCTCAGCCCTGCGGAACTGGACGAGCTGATCGGCGAGCTGCGCGCCGCCATCGTGCCGAGGCTGGCCCACCGGCCGAGCCCCGAGCGGGCGCAGTACCTGCTGAGCCCGATCCACTTCCCGCTGGAGGCCCGCGAGCAGGGCGACGGGCAGGACGGCGGGCAGGACGGCGGGCAGGGTGACGGGCAGGACAGTGGGCAGGACGGCGGGCAGCCGTAGGTGGTGACGGGGTACCGCCGAACGGCCCCGCGCCGGTGCCGCCTCCCGTGGCTCTGGCGCCGCGTCGCCTAGCGTTCTCGCACACCCGCGACCCCAGGAGTAGGTACCCCATGCCCCGTGCCGTCCGTCTCGCCGTGTCCGTCGTCGTCGCCGTCACCGCCGTCACCGCGACCCTCGCGAGCTCCCCGTCCGTCGCCGCAGAGGCCCCACGGGAGGGCGGGCACGACGCCGTGTTCGTCCAGACCGACAACCCCGCCGGCAACCAGGTCGTCGCCTACCACCGCGGCGAGGACGGGCAGCTGACCCAGCGGGAGGTGTACGACACCGGCGGCCAGGGCGGGAAGCTCGACGGCTCGATGGTCGACCACCTGGCCTCGCAGGGCTCGCTGACCTACGACCCGGAGCACGCCCTGCTGTACGCCGCGAACGCCGGCAGCAACACGGTCACCGTGTTCGCGGTGGACGGCGACCGCCTGACCCGCCGTCAGGTCGTCGACTCCGGCGGCTGCTTCCCGGTGAGCGTGGCCGTGCGCGGCGACAGCGTCTTCGTCCTGAACGCCCTCGACGGCGGCTCCGTCCAGGGCTTCACCGTCCACGACGGCCGCCTGGACGCCCGCCCCGACCGGCACCGCGACCTCGGCCTGGACCCGAACGCCACGCCCCAGTTCACCAACACCCCCGGCCAGGTCGGCTTCACCGGCGACGGCCGCCAGCTGGTGGTGACCACCAAGGCCAACGGCAACAACCTCGACGTCTTCGACCTCGCCCCCGACGGCACCCCCGCCGCCACGCCCACGGTCACCAACCTGCCCGGCGCCGTCCCGTTCGCCTTCGTCCCCAACGGCCCGCGCGGCCTCTTCCTCACCGAGGCCGGCCCGAACGCCCTCGCCACCCTCCACGTCCACCACGACGGCACCGCCACCCAGCAGGCCCTCGCCGCCACCAACCAGAGCGCCACCTGCTGGGTCACCCGGATCGGCGACCTCCTCTACGTCTCCAACGCCGGCAGCTCCACCGTCACCACCATCCGCGCCACCGACGACGGCCACACCCTCACCCCCCTCGGCAACACGCCCACCGACCCCGGAACGGTCGACACCGCCGCCACCCACGACGGCCACTACCTGTACGTGCAGACGGGCGGGAACGGCATCGTGGACGAGTTCGCGGTGCAGGGCGATGGCTCGCTGACCGCGCTGGGCTCGGTGACGGTCCCCGACGCGGCCGGGGGCGAGGGCATCGTCGCGTTCTGAGGCTGGGGTGGAGTCCCCGGGCCGGCTGGGTGGCGGGCCGGGGACTGTTGCCCGGGTTTGGGTTCGGCGCCGGCTACAGGGCGATCGGCCGGTAGCGGAGGGCTTCTTCGACGAGCTGCTCGGCTGAGGCGTCCCGAAGTGCGGTTGGGGGATGGAAGATCAGGTCGCTGACCCTCGGATGCGGCACATTGGCAGCGAGCAGCCGCAGGTAGTAGTCGTTCTCCGGGTCTCCGGCGAGGAGCCTCCGGACGATTTCGACGAGCTCGCCGACGGTGACGCCCGAGATCCCGGGGGGCGAGCCCGTCGGGCGGCTTGCAATGCGAACTCGGCAAGGTCACGGCCACCTACGTACTCGATGACGTCCTCGACCGCTTCATCCGCGTTTTCGGATCCGGAGAACACCAGGTCGGCGATCTGTACGGTCTCACCGCAGAGGTTGTCCAGGCGCTGCTGGCTCACCGACGGGGCAGCAGTTCCGCTCTCAGGCCCACGACTCGAACCATGCCGTCGGTTTCCGGCGTCGCGGAGGCTGCCGCCGGAGGGACCAACCCCGTGGGTGCGGCGAGCAGCGAATTGAGGTCGATCGTCCAGACCCGGGACCAGGGATCAACCCCGCGGGTGCGGGGAGTAGATCGAGGTGCCCAAGGGCAACGGAAAGACCCCGGGACCAACCCCGCGAGGGCGGGGGCAGCCGCCACCAAGGACCAGGAGCGCGACTGCGAGGGGATCAACCCCGCACAGGTGCGGGGAGCAGACCCGCGTCCGGTACAGGTCCGACTGCTGGTCGGGATCAACCCCGCTGGTGCGGGGAGCAGGGCAAGCCTTTGGGCAAGCTGGCGTGAGGAGGGGGATCAACCCCGCGGGTGCGGGGAGCAGCTCACGACCCACCGCCCCGGCCGCGCCGCGGTGGGATCAACCCCGCGGGTGCGGGGAGCAGAGGATGCTGAGGTAGACGATCCCGACCAGGAACGGACCAACCCCGCGGGTGCGGGGAGCAGCCGCCTGCTGCCGCCAGGGGGTTGCCGGCCGGGGGACCAACCCCGCGGGTGCGGGGAGCAGTCGGGTGCCGAACCGCCTGGAAAACCACGGGAGGGACCAACCCCGCGGGTGCGGGGAGCAGAGCACGTGCCGCGCCTCGTCACTCACGGAGATGGGACCAACCCCGCGGGTGCGGGGAGCAGAATTCCGGCCTCACATGCCTCCAGGTCAGCGAGGGACCAACCCCGCGGGTGCGGGGAGCAGGTCACCCCGAAGCAGGACGCCTGGGACAAGCAGGGACCAACCCCGCGGGTGCGGGGAGCAGGTTGTGAACGTCGGATTGCTGTTCATCGGGTCGGGACCAACCCCGCGGGTGCGGGGAGCAGAGTTGTTGACCTGGTGGTCTGTCAGGTGAACGGCGCTCTGGGGAGTACTTCCATTGATTTGGTCATCTCTGTCGAAACCACGTCATATCCTCCCAAGCCACGCTGCCTGGATGCAATGGTGCAAGCCCTTGCAAGGTGGTTCGGTCGGCGGGGCGGCGGATCAAGGTTATGCCGTCGTGGTTGACACGGGGTCACTTGTGCCGACTTGAGGCGTAGTTAGTTCCGGCGGCTCCACGCAGTCGGATTCCTGGTTGACGAGTATTTCTCCAAGGAGAGTCCCACCACGGCAGCGCCAGTCAGCAGCCACTTGCCGCTACCGGCCAGAGCGCCTCCTGCCGGGTCACCCGGGTCTGCGACCTGCTCTACGTCCCTCACGCCGGCAACTCCACCCTCACCACCATCCGCGCCACCGACGATGGCCACACTCTGACCCCGTCGACACCATGCCCACTGACCCCGGCACCGTCGACACCGCTGCCACGTCACGACGGGCACTATCGGCACGTGCGGACGCGCGTCAACGGCGTCGTCGACGAGTTCGCCGTGCGCTGGAATGGTTCGCCGACCGCCCTGGGGTAGGCGACCGTGCCTGACGTCGCCGGCGGCGAGGGCATCGTCGGGTTCTGAGCTGAGGCGGTACCACGTTGGTGTCGCGGAGGTTCCCGGGCCGGCCAGCCCGGGAACTCGGTCCGCCGGAACTGCCACCCGGGTGGGGGGCTTACCCGGTCGAGGCCCTGCGCCGGTTACAGGGCGATCGGCCGGTATCCGAGGGCCTCTTCGACGATCTGCTCGGCCGAGGCGTCCCGAAGTGCGGTTGGGGGATGGAAGATCAGGTCGCTGACCCTCGGATGCGGCACATTGGCAGTGAGCAGCCGCAGGTAGTAGTCGCCCTCCGGGTCTCCGGCTAGGACCCTCCGGACGATTTCGACGAGCTCGTCGACGGTGACATCCGCGATCCGGGGGCGCGCCGGTCGTGCAGCCTGCAACGCGAACTCGGCAAGGTCCTGATTGCCGTGGTACTCGGCGAAGTCGAGGGCGCTGTAGTCGTGGCCCGTCGTCGCGTTGAAGTCCTTGATCGCCTCAGTTGCGTTCGCGGATCCGGAGAGCACCAGGTTGCCGATCCGTACGATCTCAGCGCGGAGCTCGTCCAGGCGCTGCTGGCTCACCGACGGGGGCAGCAGTTCCGCTCTCAGGTCCACGGCTCGAATTATGCCGCCGGCCTCTGACGCAC
Coding sequences within:
- a CDS encoding helix-turn-helix domain-containing protein, translating into MDTLELLAHPIRLRIVHAMGGGRLLTTAQLCARIPEASKATVYRHIDLLLAGGILEVAEERKVRGAVERHFRLRQDRAAIGPEALRSLTADDHRQAFATAMTALLAEFNAYLDRDGADPLADRVGYRQHALWLSPAELDELIGELRAAIVPRLAHRPSPERAQYLLSPIHFPLEAREQGDGQDGGQDGGQGDGQDSGQDGGQP
- a CDS encoding alpha/beta hydrolase family protein, translated to MRIDGGKALEVARRFAALLGAEDFTGAVELFAPPLRAAISSDSLRLAWGAEAAGRGGTRTIGEPEAGGPATDDLLRFRIPVACADGGFAVVTSVGADGLLHGLRLAAAQESAWQAPPYADPTRFTEREVVLGTGPLAVPGTLTLPVGAGPWPATVLLAGGGAFDRDETSGANKPLKDLAWGLATRQVAVLRFDKPSFAHPGRLPAGFTMTDEYLPPALAAVELLRRLPEVAADRVHLLGHSMGGKVAPRIAAADPSIAGLVLLAADAQPMHEAAVRVARHLAALAPGASADAAVAALTRQAELVASPELTPATPSELLPFGWSAACWLDLRDYDPVATAAGLTCPMLILQGGRDYQVTVADDLTRWQAALADRPGVAIRVHPDANHLFFPGSGPASPAEYARPGHVDPAVLDGIASWLAERARP
- a CDS encoding lactonase family protein, translating into MPRAVRLAVSVVVAVTAVTATLASSPSVAAEAPREGGHDAVFVQTDNPAGNQVVAYHRGEDGQLTQREVYDTGGQGGKLDGSMVDHLASQGSLTYDPEHALLYAANAGSNTVTVFAVDGDRLTRRQVVDSGGCFPVSVAVRGDSVFVLNALDGGSVQGFTVHDGRLDARPDRHRDLGLDPNATPQFTNTPGQVGFTGDGRQLVVTTKANGNNLDVFDLAPDGTPAATPTVTNLPGAVPFAFVPNGPRGLFLTEAGPNALATLHVHHDGTATQQALAATNQSATCWVTRIGDLLYVSNAGSSTVTTIRATDDGHTLTPLGNTPTDPGTVDTAATHDGHYLYVQTGGNGIVDEFAVQGDGSLTALGSVTVPDAAGGEGIVAF